The nucleotide sequence GAGGGGTGTTTGGCATTAAAATCGCCAGAGACCAGCAAGTTTTCCACCTTGTCAAGTTCAGACAAATCCACTGTAAATTCTTTGGCACAGGAGCCGGGAGGCGGAATATAGATGTTTCCAATAATAATTTGTCCAAGAGAAATTTGAATGGAGATGGCAAGAAATTCTGTATTACAGTCTTTATCCAGTTTCCTGAATGTGAAGTGGTTTTTGTAGAAGATGATTTCCTTTCTGACAAGGGTCAATAAGCCTCCGCCGTGTCTCGATGGGCGATCCACTCTTAGCACATTGAAGCCAGAGAAATTGGGAGTTTTGTCAGTTTTCGAAAGCTTCGTTTCTTGTAAAAGGCAGACGTCAATATCTTTCCTCTCCAGATAAAGTTTTAGTTATTTGGCCTTGCCTCTAACTCCGTTGATATTCAAGCTGAGTATATTGAGGTTCTTTCTAGGTCCAGGATTTTGCTCAACATCTCCGAAAATGATGAGCGCCACCAGGAAAGTGCACTAACTTGGAGGGAGTGCTGTCCAGGGGGAAGTCCGAGGGAGAACATGAGAACATGCAACTTGATTCCAATCCCCATCATTTTCGTAAACGGtcaacaaattttttcttttttcagctaattctttttttttattaacgtaCATTTTGTAATGTAAGgcgatttaaattaataaatgaattcaataaccGACTTGAAAATCTTGAACTTGAAAATCCCatatgaatttggaaaatcccactttgaacttggaaatcccatattgaattggaaaatcccatattgaatttggaggAGTTGCAATGAATCTTGTTAGACAAGATAGGTGTGTAGTTGTTGAGTGCTGCGGACGGAAGCCATGTTGTGAACTTTGATAGAGTGAGGAAAAGGGTAGATTGATTTCAGGACAAATTTTCGAGGATTTTTGATAGGACAGAGATGAGGGAGATTGGCCTGAACGAGGAGAGGACTCCAGTTCCTACAGGAAATACAAGACTTTTCTCATCCAAGTCACAAAATCTCTATTCcagaaaaaaaagacacattaTTTCTACTCTGGCCATCAATGTAGATGTCTTTCAAAAATACTCTCAACCAACAATGGGAAAACTGCGAATAAAACTAATCCATGACTACATCTCCTCTCGTGATATCAGGATGCTTAAAAACAACAAacttctcaactctccccccccgcCGGTCCACTCCTCAAAGCAATCACTTGGCAGATATCTCCGTGTCCAGCTTCCTCAGATTCGCTCGGGACATTCATCCACTCATTTTCGAAACATACCGTTCCTTCACCCCTGAAGACTCTTTCCCTGTCCTGGACCGCCTCACTAGTCTCCGCCATTGGAATTCGGGATCTCTGGGAGGCGCCCGATCTTCGCGTCTCGCTACCTGATTGCAGCCGGCTTCCTACGTGAGTGAAGCCGGGGTAAAATAACTAACTAACAATAACTTCTGAAATTCGTTTAGCGAAGCCTTGCCTCTAACTCCGTTGATATTCAGCTGAGTATATTGAGGTTCTTTCTAGGTCCAGGATTTTTGCTCAACATCTCCGGAAATGATGAGCCCGCCACCAGGAAAGTGCACTAACTTGGAGGGAGTGCTGTCCAGGGGGAGGTCCGAGAGAACATGAGAACATGCAACTTGATTCCAATCCCCATCATTTTCGTAAACGGtcaacaaattttttcttttttcagctaattctttctttttattaacgtACATTTTGTAATGTAAGgcgattttaaattaataaatgaattcaataaccGACTTGAAAATCCTTGAACTTgaaaatcccatattgaatttggaaaatcccactttgaacttggaaatcccatattgaatttggaaatcccatattgaatttggaaatcccatattgaatttggaggGGAGTTGCAATGAATCTTGTTAGACAAGATAGGTGTGTAGTTGTTGAGTGCTGCGGACGGAAGCCATGTTGTGACTTTGATAGAGTGAGGAAGGGGTAGATTGATTTCAGGACAAATTTTTCGAGGATTTTTGATAGGACAAAGATGAGTGAGATTGGCCTGAACGAGGAGAGGACTCCAGTTCCTACAGGAAATACAAGACTTTTCTCATCCAAGTCACAAAATCTCTAttccagaaaacaaaagacacattATTTCTACTCTGGCCCATCAATGTAGATGTCTTTCAAAAATACTCTCAACCAACAATGGGAAAACTGCGAATAAACTAATCCATGACTACATCTCCTCTCGTGCTATCAGGATGCTTAAAAACAACAAacttctcaactctccccccccgcCGGTCCACTCCTCAAAGCAATCACTTGGCAGATATCTCCGTGTCCAGCTTCCTCAGATTCGCTCGGGACATCATCCACTCATTTTCGAAACATACCGTTCCTTCACCCCTGAAGACCTCTTCCCCTGTCCTGGACCGCCTCACTAGTCTCCGCCTATTGGAATTCGGGATCTCTGGGAGCGCCCGATCTTCGCGTCTCGCTACCTGATTGCAGCCGGCTTCCTACGTGTTAGTGAAGCCGGGGTAACATAACTAACTAACAATAACTTCTGAAATTCGTTTAGCGAAGATTGATAAAAAGATTAAAGACAAGATCGAATTCACAAAAAAGATCATCTTTACATAGAAAAAACTGAATCCTTCAAAAGATTTGAGGCTGATGCATATCAGTTCAACACAGAATTGAGAGATTATTCAAAATTGAGTTAAAATATCTAAGGGGGCGATgaacaaaaaaaggttgagaatgcctGCTCTAGAAAACCGACACTCAAATCTACAATTGCCTCTATTTGACTGGTCGTTGTATAAACTGTAATTACCTTATTTGgtccttatttttcttatttcgttcatTCGGTCTTTTGGATTACATGTAATTTACAATCGGAAACTTgcgattaattttttaattttatattttaagtggAATAGAAAACTTGAAAATTGAGCATTCGTTGGTAACTCGTTTTATAATTTCCCGTTTTATTGTATAATAAGAGAGTAAACATTCCTGTTGCTGTTTACGAATTCCAGAATGGCTATTTCGATGAATAGAATCTGCAATAGTTTGCATTTCACTCTCATTATCTATGAAAATAAATAGTTTGTGCTTTTAAAATCTTTCGTTCTTGAGGTAATATGACATAATATCTCTCCCCCAAGCTGGCGACTATTGCGACCATCATTGTTGGCAGGACCTACATAGTTTGATACTAATTACTGACTAAAAATGattgttaaaaatttaaaaacttcaCATTTTTTAACTCTATTCATAGTAACTATTTTAAATAAAGACTTTGAATTAGGAATTGAAAATACTGATCGtcaattatcataaattgattcgctttttttataagtttgtattttcaaatttcaatttttacGGGTTTTTGAAATAGTAAATGTACAAGATTTTGGTATTCACTACCATTTTTCACCTAAGGATTGAGACTACACTATGTAGGTCACGCCGTCAACAAAAAGGTCGCTCGCTCACCAGCGTGGGGCGcgacataatataataaatatatgctacCGTCAACTCAAAACATATCTTATTCTATAATGGGTTTAATATATAAGTAAGataagtttgtatatttttatttactaaaaagtagaaaaacattaattaattttgtaGCATATGATGTCTCGATGTGGCGGCCAGTAGGACAACCTATAATTAGTCTATGCAAGTCTCTGCCCCCAAACACTGTGATTTTTGACGGACGGTGATCACACTCGTTTATTCGTAGAGTCAATTTCGAGATTACCACGGCTTCTGTTCAAATAGGGAATAAAAGAATGGACCACTTTGCTGCAAACTTGCCAGTCTCAACTCCCTCCAGTCGATCTCAGATGACTGACACAGTCTCACTCATCCAAGAAGCGTTTTCACAACTTGTACTTCTCAAATTTTACTAGATAGGCAAACTGGATGGCCGGGGAGACTTTGTTGAACTCTGTTTTAACCATTCCTGGACTTTTAGAACAGCCGACTGTCCATTCCAGtcttttcctccattttttgAACGTTTATAAGTCGATTGTGTCATTTCTATGTAATCTGGCGACAGTGGTGAATTATACGAATATTGTCTCCCTTCTTTTTATATTCTAGGATGTATTGCCCGAAAATTTGCTTTGGTCACCACAAGAGAACAGTCTCCATGATTCACTTGAGTTTATTGGAGAATATATTTGCGAATCGGGAAACAGTGAGGTGAGTTTTTTTGCATATTTGAGGACGAGGGACAACTGTTTCTTTCCAATTTACTTTCAGTTGTGAAAAATTTGGCCTCATTTGAAAGCCAAACTAATAAAGTCTAAGTTCTGTGCCAATCAGACAGATTGACTTGTTATACTTTGAATCGCCTGCATTCGAAAAAACAGTCAAGTCGATCACTGACAGTCTTCTCCTGCTGGTCGGGAATGAGGGAACTAAGAGTCACTATTTCGTGTTGTATCGGAGttgttgtgccttacacggattgTTAATTCTTCTCAACTCGGATACGACGGCTCTTCATTCTTTTTGGTCGCTGACTGTATTATAAATCTGATTAATCCAGACAaacctggatgctcttccaaaaaGTCGTTTTAgtctcattttttatattttggcaaAGGTTGGAAGTAATGGCTATTTCGACAGAGCAGAATGTTTAATCAACTGGAATCTGTGCTGAGGAGTGGACTGTCTGGCAATATTTTGACTGGAGTCATCCGATCTCATTTCAAAATTCATTTCGAGCCATTCGATAGTTACttcaaatttttagaaaattcgGAAAATGAGTTGTCCGTGCACGTGGCTTGTCATGTTTAATAATTTAGTGGTCAAATGGGGGTATCGATGGGGAATATTGGCTGTATTGCATTACTACAATGAAGGTGTCACTACTCAGAAACGCAGTGAATGATGGCTTATTTGTTACACACGAAATGCCGAGTCTGTTCTTGTAGAGGtcttatttataatattagtgTTCTCTATCATGTCCTTTTTCCACGTCTTGCCAGTCTTTGTCAACATTTGTCTGACGAGATACAAGATTATTGGAGTCGACAAGTGGATATGTTCAGGGCATACATTCTGGGATATCAAGCTTGCTTTATTGTTGAGTGTTGGATTGATTTGTAGGTGACCTGCTATCTTATATTTGAGGGGATTCTGCGTGAACCACAGTTTGAGCACACCACCAACCAAAAAATGTTCGCCAAAAGATACTGCGAGTCACTTCCAGTCCTTCCACACAACTCGACTGAATATTCCACAATGACTGTCAGTTTGGGTGTATATCCCAGACTGAGGTCGAATTattgaggaagaaagagaggactGCTCTGTTGAATGTCGCACTCGACATGTTGAGGGAGGCAGTTCAGATAATTGAGGACATCCCTCTGCAATATAAGTCTCTTGATGTAATCTGGTCTATTTATTGTGCTTAGTGTTCTGTGCTTGTCGATGTGATGTCGTTTCTGATCACTGATGTTGTGCGGGTTGCTAATAAAGAAGCAAGGCCGAATGTAATTCTCGTGTATGATGCTTAGAATGTTGAGTTGGAGACAGGAATGGTCTTATTTGTAAAACTTGGACTTGTTGATACTACTTAATTGTGTCTTTATTTATTCAAGAATGTGACCCTCCTCTAAAATTCCGAAAGTTACGacaaagaatttgaacttagaatatccACGTGCTCGTGTCTAATAGAAAGCCGATTTTTCTTCGAGTGCGTTATTTATTCGTCTTATTTCTGTCCATTCTGTTTAGGACACTGTGATAAATGGAAGGATTTGGGTCATTCTTAGACTTAATTCGTCAATAATCCCTTTCAGCACAGTCATCAGTTTGCTCCTGTTAATCGAGTCGAAGGCTTTTGATAGATCTAATCTTAGAATGTGGGTGGCATTGCAATTTCTTTGATGTGTCGCACATGTCCATCTGTGACTCCATATTGCATTAGTTGTTGATCTTCTTTATCTGAACCAACTTTGACTTTCGGGTAGGTATTTATAGCCTGGTTTTTATTCGTTCCAATACAATGTTAGCTAAGACTTTCCGtagataatttaataatataattggtCGTAGCTTTTTAACCGGTCTTATGGATTTCTTCGGTTTTGGTATATCTATTAGTAATTTCGTCCCCAGAGGTAAAGTTGAGTTATTTGGAAACATTTCATTTATTAGTGTAGCGAGTTTTTCAAAAAGCGAGTCAGGGTCATATTTTAGTAATTCTGAAGTTCATCATATGCTGTTTTTACTTCAAGATTGTAATTAGTTCCTTGAGGTGTCTGGGCATTGACGGATTGCTGTTGTCACATTGAAAAGTTTTTTCCTGAGGGGCAACGTCTTCTCGATCATTAGTAGTTTTAGACCTAAACTGACTTAGtctatttgaataaaatttatttctcaaAATGTGTTGCAATTACCTCCGCTTGCTCCTCAGCATTCAGTAATGTCTTCCATTTTTATCCTTGATGATTATTCGTTCCCTTCGGTTTATGCATCGCCATATACATTTGAGAATTATCTTTTAGTATGAGTACTTCATTTATTTTGCGGAGCAGATCTTCTTGATAAAGTGTATTGTTTGGTCTCCTGATTTTTCTACGGATTTTGTCTCTCTGCCCCTGAAGGGCTTTCCTCTTATTATAATCTTTTTCGTTTAGTTTCTTTGTATGGATTTCTTTTAACTCCTTTGCTAGTTCTGTATGTACCGCACAATCCGTACTGGCTGTCTTCCGCGTTCCTAAGTACAGGCTTGCTGCTTCCTCTATTACAGTGCGACCTCGAATTGGGGAAAACCAAGTAGCGGGGAAACCCTCTTTTTTGGAGAAAACCTTGCTTTTGGGGAAATATTTTTGCCATCCCTATAAAATacgatgatttttaatgaaataaacccCTACCAaggaaaaattttatattatcaaaaacgattcattaatatatttgtataatttttgatttattattatttatttattgtaacctgtttttccaaatttgtaatcaataattttaaaaattatttaacctGGTAAATTAGTTAGTTAGCTAATTAACCtggtaaaaaattgaaattatcaatttttaaagttattttataaattttagaaaGCCAATGCCTAAAAAACtaaatcaaagtgaaaagatcagaATTTGCAAGGATATACAGTCGGGTCATAAGGACAAAATGATTTGTGAAGGATTTAACATCTCTAAAGGAATGCTATACCgactaaaaaagaaaagggaaggaaTCTTAGCTCAAGGTTTCTCAACATCCGAAGGGACAATTGGATACGAATTGAATGCCCAAGTTTACGAGATTTTTCGTAATCTCAGGTCGAAAGGTTTCCCAATTAATGGGCCAACCTTAAAGCTTATTGCACGTAAAATTGcgtatagaaattcaaatcatgATTTCACTGCTTCTAATGGATGGCTTTACAGATTCAAGAAACAATTCGAAATAAAATTCAGAATATTACATGGCGAATCACGATCAGCTGATAAAGAAGGTGCGGAAAACTTTCGATCAACTTTCAATGATTTGCTTGAAAACTTTGGGGGAGAAAACATTTTCAACTGTGATGAAACTGCATTATTTTATAAAGCTGTTTCCAAAAAgagttttgttgaaaaaaatgaGTCACACAgcggacataaaataagaaaagaacgtATGACACTTCTTTTGTGTTGCAGTTTCACAGGAGAAAAATATAAACCGCTTATAATTGGGCGTACGAAGTCACCAAGAGTATTAAaaggtgtgaatctgagagaaatTGGCATTGAATATAATGCTTCGTGCAAAGCCTtgatgacaaaaaatatttttgaaatttggtTATCTTGATTTAAcgaggaaatgagagagaaaagaaggaaaatagcaTTGTTAATTGATAATGCAACTTGTCATGCTGTTTCTCTCAAACTTTCAAACGTCGACgtaatattttttccaaaaaatacAAGTTCCTTAATTCAGCCATGTGACCAAGGGATAATAAAGGCATTTAAGAATCATTTTAATAACTGGATTATGAAAACAATTATCTATGATAAAAATCCTGCAGGGCAAATAGATGAAGCAATAAAGGGAATCACAATATTGGATGCTATTTCATGTTCGAAATTGGCATGGGACGAGATTACAGACACTTCAATACAACATTGCTTTGAAAAAGCTTTGGAATATGACTGTCAGGAAAAAGAGGACATCGAAGAAAGTCTGATTAATTCCGATATTGTGGAAAATGCGATTTTGGAGAGTTTCTGGGATGATAACAGTAGTGATGAAGAGGACTGCAGCGAACAATTTATGGAACATTTGGATGATCAACAAGTTATAAACAATGCGGAATGCGCATTCACAATGCTGCTAAATGTTATTAAGCAAGAGACTCCGGAAAATGTAATTGATCTATTCAGATTCAAAGCAAATATTATGAGTTCGatgcgaaaaaaacaaaacacccgattaaaattaactgattttttattaaaaaataaaaattgtagttATCCGTCTCGGTTATATTATTAAGAGAGACATCGAACAGGCGAGAcctaaatttaatgaaaaacctTTTTTTGGGGGAAAACCTCAAAATTGGGGAAAAATTTCCCCAATTCGAGGTCGCACTGTACGTGCTTTATGCCATCCCACGAAATCCATACTGCTCGGTCCTTCAGATGGGAGCAGATGTAGTTTTATAATTTTTGACTGTATCTGGATAGAAGATCAGTTTTTCCGTTGCATATGCACTTCTTGGGTTCTCAATAAAAATGTCATGTTTCATATGTTTGACATCATGTTTCCCCATTCTGAATTAGGGCAAGCATATTTTCCTGAATCTTTGGCTTTCTATACATTTTTCTTGACCGTTGTACGGAGCACGTCACAACCTCACCCTcaccaaatattttatttgttaaataaatattaaacagtCGTTGGGTTAAATTTACCAGTTTTTGCAAAGAGCTATCCGAAATAAATGGCCTATCCTTACTACCTCCTAAAAGAACTGTTCGGAATGAAAAAGATATTTAGTAGgcatttctctttatctctcttggGTGACAACGTAAGGCAGTTACATCAATCGTACCATATTTTACCTAATTTGCAGAGTCATTGGAGAAAACCTCTCTATTTGTGAGTTTAGTCCAATGAGAACTGAAAAAATCGCTTCTTAGATAGTCTCTGGGAAGGCTGAACtgagaaatttaataatataagcaATGGAGTCAAAGGCAAGACTCCCTTTGGTGCGTACTGTCGGTGTAAGAGACGTGTTCGAGCAAAAATGGAAAAACTGATCTTTGTTTATTATAAGAAACTTCAAACTTATTTCTTCTTATTGAAAATTGTGAATAATCCAAGATTCAATGAGCAATCGAACagtttacttattcatttatgaCATCTATACCACCGAGCACACGTGTGCATCACGAtgctaaaaattaattttaattgcaTTAACCCAAATAGGGTATAAACATAATCATTTCGAGTAATCTAACAAATTAGGTTGGTAATCCACGTTGATTACTTTTCTTTCATAGGGTGAGTCTCACCAAGTATGAAAATCCACGTCATTTGAATGTGTTGAGTCGGAAAATTgtcattaaataaaaacaaataattaaaactataTCGGGAACCACCCATGAGGCTAACCACATACCCGCCCAAGAATTTTCACGCGCTCAAATCAGTGTTCACGTgattaaaattataagaaaatgtaAAATGCTTTATATAAAAGGAATATATGAAGTTCTTATTtaagttttctgttttttgtgtttgttttggacATGTTTGGATAAATGGTCAGAACGAATGTATTTCAGCTGACAGTAAGGACACGTGTAGTTCCTCTCTCCCGTATGCATGCGGCGGTGTCTCCCCAACTCATCTGAGCGCGAGAAACATTTGCTACAATTTTCAAAATTGCATTTGTATGGTTTCTCCCCTAAAGTTGTCATTTCAAATTCCTTACCCGTGTGCTTCCGATAATGAGTTTTTAAATGAGAATTTTTGAAATAGGCCTTTCCACAGTTTTCGTAATGACATACGAATTTTCGAACTCTCATATTTCCTCCCTGAGTTTCTTGATTgactgttttgtgttcaaaaggAGCCAAAATGAGCGGATTGGGTGGCTCAGTATCAGAAGAGTACACAGAGGAAATGTCCGAATTAATTCCCAATATGCTCTCTATGCTGAAGCTATTGTTAGACTCCGGACATTTCTTTGTCTGCCAGTAAAAATTATTCGTTCTACCTTTGTTGcgaaattttgataaataaaattgttattaaaaaaataagaatttaatCGATGATTGACGGATTTGTTCATTAAGACAAGATATTCTGCAGCCACAAGGACATCTCGATCTAAAACCATGATGCTTTAATATACGACCGAAtaacattttcaataaatatCAGGCACATCGCTTTTATAGTCAACCTGATGCGCTTTTCACGTgataaattaaaggaaattctagcTAACCCGGCCATGATCACGTGTTCAGCAAatgattaataaaattttatgtcgTTGTATACTCCGGGTTTCATCGTAaataaagaaggtgaaaataatcacattttactaaaaaataaatattcttcagTTCAACGTGACAGTCAAATAAGGAATATCTTTTCggttaaaataaaaaacataattaTTTGCACATCATTTTCTTGCGATAATTCTTTGTGCTTGCTTGGTAGTATATCTGTATAAACTCGCAGAAATACGAGTTGATGCAACAATTCCAACAGAGTTGAAAATTCAATATAACAAACCCGACATTTTCCTCTACGACAAAAGAGAGAACCTAATATGGCTTATTGAAGTGGGTGTGACTTCAATAGATAACCTAAAGAGTGTGGAAGTAGAAAAACTGCacaaatacgacattttagctagTGAATTACAACTGATTCACAAGGCTAGGGTGAAGATTGTGCCAATTGTCATTACGTGGGATGGAATCGTTTCAACAATCTACTGCAAGTACATGGAGCTCATTGGGATTGAAGAACGTGTTCGGTCTTACATCCAGACTGTAACGCTGAAGGCAACTCTGGAGAGCATGTTTGTCAAGTACAAACATGGCTTCAGTGAAATTCTGGACTCTGCAAATTCCGTAAATAGGGACTGGCGAAAATATAATTTCTCTATGAAGATCAGCAAGTCCCTTAAGAGGCCCAGAGACTACACGCCCCAGGAGGAGATTGAGGATCAAAGTGGAGTTATGGGGAACTTGGGAAGCAAAAATTTGAGAGTCGTCTAATTATTAGTTTACCTtaattacaatattaaaattCCGGAAGTATAATAAAGTTATGAATgccacaacaacaaaacataaaaatggcaaaatgtttttattaattttttatagacTCGACAGGATTGTGTTATATCTTATCATATAACCGTTTTTATTCGCAGCAGGGTGCGGATATTCTAAGATGCTATTTGCCTCTGAAGtggagttaaatatttaaacaatagtgTGTTGAAGgtcataaaaaattaaaaatattaatatcaataataagagCAAAACCAATTTTTAGGAATCGtattagttttcattttttggttGAGGTGGTGACAACCCTCTATTGCACAATGTCTGATATAACACAAGCAAAACAATCATACGAACTATCTATTATGTCTTTCAATGTAAGAGGCCTTAAATCGACTTGGAAACAACATGCACTATGTGAGGACATGAAGAAATACAGGATCTCGGTTGGATGTCTCTAG is from Octopus sinensis unplaced genomic scaffold, ASM634580v1 Contig19269, whole genome shotgun sequence and encodes:
- the LOC115232075 gene encoding tigger transposable element-derived protein 4-like, translated to MFNFRILLVDVLPENLLWSPQENSLHDSLEFIGEYICESGNSECSVLVDVMSFLITDVVRVANKEARPNVILVKPMPKKLNQSEKIRICKDIQSGHKDKMICEGFNISKGMLYRLKKKREGILAQGFSTSEGTIGYELNAQVYEIFRNLRSKGFPINGPTLKLIARKIAYRNSNHDFTASNGWLYRFKKQFEIKFRILHGESRSADKEGAENFRSTFNDLLENFGGENIFNCDETALFYKAVSKKSFVEKNESHSGHKIRKERMTLLLCCSFTGEKYKPLIIGRTKSPRVLKGVNLREIGIEYNASCKALMTKNIFEIWLS